The Clupea harengus chromosome 13, Ch_v2.0.2, whole genome shotgun sequence DNA window TTGTGCTCCTCTGCTGTGGCGGCCTGCAGGAAGTAGTGAACCTCATCTGAGGTGATGATCTCAAAGAGGTTCCCGTCCACGTCATACTTCTTAGCTAGTGTAGCCAGACAGATGAGGGGGTTAGGGACAGATGAAGGTGTGAAAAGGTAATAAGAGATGAAGATAAGATGTTAAACTCGCAAACACACCATCTGGGACATATTCCACCGCAGACACCACACAGCCACGCAGGTGAATGGATCCAAGGGGATCCTCCTCGTTCtacaaagagaagagatgagaaagacagagtgggggaatgagagagaaaaaaagagagggggaggaaaaatgagagagagagagagagagagagagagatggtgtggggGGAGAGGTGTTGATAAGAGCACACCCGCCCTGTGtgactcatttaaaaaaaaaaaactttcataaTGTCTCACTCACTTTTGTCGGATCGTAGTAGTGAAGATATGCAGGATCATTCCTCAGCATGAACTTCCGAACTTTccagttttttcttctttgacCCTGTTTAAAAGAGCAATGCAGTCAAATTAGcttgttgttttcatttcagaaaGGTCCTTGAGGTGCATGAGGTAAGACTACAAGGGTGAAGCTGAACTTCCTGCCAAAATCACAGTTAATTGCAGAAAGACGTCATAGGTTCTTAGCTTTACATCATGCATATTCACCTATGCATCATGTACCTCTAAAGCTAGCTAACAGTATTCAGTGTTGTGCTTTATGTCAAATCTTTTTCcatcagaacagaacatttGTCAGGATGTATGGAGGTATTTAGAAAGGCCTATTCATTATGCATTCTTTACTTGTTTGAGTAAGCATCCCTGTTTAATGACGGCCCCTCGAAACTCCTCCTTCACAATCGAATCCTCATCGCTGGAGTACCCCTCACAGAAGAAGCCACTGTCTGCctacaaagatacacacacataaacactgggTTAATCAAAATGTTGATATTAACAGATTAACGTTGTCATGATACGTATTTCAGGGGTCAAGAAGAAATACTGACAGCAAGGCAGATGTCATCCATGACTAGATAGGCAGAACTGTGGGagttatttcattatttcacatATAAGGAACAATAATCAGTTACAGTACTGTCAAAAGATATGTATCTAAAACTgtattgatgtatgtatgtttggacATTCATGGATACTAGAGTGTATCTAGTCTCATTTTTATAAACTCCGGGCACTAGCATGCTCGAGGCTAGATACACACAACTAGGCTTATCTGTTTTAATTTAGCCTGGTGAAACAGAGGCACTGTGTCAGGCTAAAATGAAACCCACTTCAAAGAGTGAGGTGAAATAATGAGGTGAACATTTTCACTCACAAAGTAGTAGAAAGCTTCAGGCTGATCCAGTAAGACTGATTCGGTGCCCCCCTCTGCCCCTGATTTGGACAGCTCCCCGGCTGGCTGCAGGAAGCCCTCGTTAAGCAGGCCGGTGGCCAGCACCAGCCCCTCTGGCCTGTTTCGGACTTTCTCCTGGGAGACCAGCCAGTCTAAGACACTACTGCCTGAGCcgaagagaaaaagggagaggagtagtgagaggaaggaagaggagacgagGGTGTTTCAAACGTATTGGTTCAAAATGGTTAAACTTGAAATCGGCACTTATAACATCAATACCACTTATAACCCCGTCAGTACCGCAGGTGCTTTTGCAAAAAGAAGACAAATTGTCCTGGGATGGTATAAATATGATTCTTTGTCTTAGCACCGCTTTTATGATGCATatagggggttcaggcactgggttCTTTAAAGCGCcctgagacaattttattgttttgacgctacagtatataaataaaattgaatttaattgaatatatTGTGTTATACCAGAGAAGCAGTGGTTGTAGAGCTTCTTTTCCTTCTCAAGCTTCAGCTCTTTAATTCCACTTNNNNNNNNNNNNNNNNNNNNNNNNNNNNNNNNNNNNNNNNNNNNNNNNNNNNNNNNNNNNNNNNNNNNNNNNNNNNNNNNNNNNNNNNNNNNNNNNNNNNNNNNNNNNNNNNNNNNNNNNNNNNNNNNNNNNNNNNNNNNNNNNNNNNNNNNNNNNNNNNNNNNNNNNNNNNNNNNNNNNNNNNNNNNNNNNNNNNNNNNNNNNNNNNNNNNNNNNNNNNNNNNNNNNNNNNNNNNNNNNNNNNNNNNNNNNNNNNNNNNNNNNNNNNNNNNNNNNNNNNNNNNNNNNNNNNNNNNNNNNNNNNNNNNNNNNNNNNNNNNNNNNNNNNNNNNNNTTAAAGGATTGGCATTAATTTACACCTTTTGCATATCATATTGACGCATTAAGAATAATTTATACCCTGCGAcgtgcacatctctctctcttttctcctttttcaaCAGAGGGGATGGAAAATCGCGCTCTGCGAAGGGAAAGTAAAATTTAGTGGGTTTTGGCGAGCAGTGCCGAGGCGAGCACTTAGAGCACGTTTATCACAGATTGTCTATTATCGTGCCGTCTCTGAAGCTGTCACGCATGCATTTAACATCGGGATTTACCTTCGTGATTTCTTCTCCCTTTTCatccccccccactccccacccaaTCGCAGTGAGTCTATTTGTCACCCTCATTACCGAGCAGCATTCATCTTCCTGTGGTCAGTTTAATGCACACAGCGGTTGTGGCTGCttgcattaaaacacacacacacagacacacacacacacacacacacacacacacactgaacacacacacacacacacactcacacacacacacacacactcacacacacacacacacacacacacacacacacactcacacacacactcacacacacacacacacacacacacacactcacacacacactcacacacacactcacacacacacacacacacacacacccacacacgccgtgcccccaccaccaccacccatctTCGCCAGAAGCCTGGGCCCCATCCCTCATCTCACCTCCCAGCCCCGGAGCCAAACAGCCACTGCATCAATCTCCCCGGCCAGATATACACAGTTCCAGAGTCCATTTGGGCTATAGGGGCCAAGGTGTTGATGATGTGGATGCATCTACATAAAGATgctagtgtgtgtaaatgtcttgCCCTCAAGAGCagctcagactcacacatacgcatacacagactctctctcgctctctctcacacacacacacacacacacacacacacttacatacacacacactgccggtGTACTGCATTTTGGCCTCTGGTTTCCTCTTAAGGTTGCAGTTTTTGCCTTGCCCGTTCATATAGCTGATGGCACTATGTAGGCACTACTGCACGTGGGCCATAACACTATTGCTGATCTTGAAGACTCTATCATGTCCTTCATCTAAACTCACTGGAGTGATTTTGAACcggtcacactgacacaggatCAGCGCGCTCAGCTGGTTTCACCTAGATTGGGTCCGCTTCATGGAAAGAGCAGATGTTCCCAATGAACCCTCACTGTCCCCTGCCTAGACTCAtgcctcacacatgcatgcatactgtGCCATGATAATACTTGTTTCCAGTGAGTAGATTGTGCGTGGAGAGACCCCCAAAACACtaatgctgtctgtctgccgtctgggaacacacacccaaacctctCTCCCCCGAGTCACTCATTTACCCGCTCCGGACATCAATGTATCATGTGCCAGTCCACATTAATCAACAACAGTCCACATTAATCAACAACAGACAAATTGGATGAAACATTGTGCAAGTAGAAGGCCAGCATTGATCGATTGGTCAAAACcactaagtgtgtctgtgtgtgtgtgtgtgtgtgtgtgtgtgtgtgtatgtgtgtgtgtgtgtttggtgtgcgtGCTTTGGCTTGGGTCACCTCTCGGTAGCCTGTCTCAGGGCCTGTTGACACCCAGAAGCACCCCGGGGTGCTGAGCAGATGTCCGGCAGACAGGTGTGGAGAGGTGGGGAATCTTCCCAGGCAGACCCTGCCTTTGATGATGCTGttcccctctgcctcttccCCTGTCCACCTCAGGAAGCACTGCTGATTTTATACACGATtgtaaatcaccatagcaacacgtacacctgtcagcatgtgtgcctatgtgtgtttcttctcctctccctgccccttTTCACAGCATTGCCAGGACAATGCCGGAGGTAATTATAGCCGTGGGGAGCCATGCCGGAGGGGGTTAAAGTGTGTTGTTGTAAATTTTGGACGGCACTCTTTTACGCCGGCAGGTGAGAATGAGCCGTGCGTCCGTTCGGAGCACGCTTCATTCCATTCCGTTCCGTTCCGCTCCCTCGCCTGGTCAGATGGGGTGAGAGCCACCGTCTGTCCTACGCAGGAGCAGACAGATTTATCCAGCCTGGCCTTGATCATGAATCAAGCaggtgcacagagagagagagacagagagagagagagagagagagagagagagagagagagaggagaagaaagagagagaggtggcaagGGGATTGGGGAGGAAGACAAAGACATAGACAGAAAGAATGAAGTCAAGAGGAAAAGAACAGGAGATGGAAAAAGacaggaatggagggagagagagaggagagattggaaagagaggaagaaagatggcGTGAGGAGCAGGCAGCTgccaggagaggaaggagaggagaagaagaggacagATCTGAACGGCTGCCATGACATGAACATGGGGCATAAATCTCGTCCCGGCGAGCAGCTCCGCTCCGCTCAGCTCCCGCTCCTATTTCACGCTCGCCAGCCCTAACCTTtccctctccaccaccacccccccccctcctccgcccGACTCCTCCGCCCCACTGCTGCCCGCCGCCCCATCGCCATCTCTGTTTATTTTAAGCCGGCCGCATTCTCCGGAGTCCCGTGAGGTAATTATTTCATAAAGTTACACCTCTGGCACCACAAATTACCGGAGTTGGCCCGCACTTGAAAGGGTGCGGTGTGATTAACGGTGGCAGGCTGGGGGGCAacggggagggggtggggggtggggggggtacgGCCACCAAGAGACCATGGCCTCCACGCACCTGATGCACCTGATGACCAAAACATCTCACATCCTGGCCAGCATcgatgaatacttttttttttaaagggaactGGCAATGGCTATCTTAACACATGTGCTGTCCGTATAAATTAGAGGTGGCAGTTTATGATTTAAGTGGAGGAATTCTGGAGGGGACGGTGGGAGGGGGGCCGAGAGGAGCTTCTTGGGATATGTGCGAGAAGCTTGTTATGCAGCTGACATTTCTGAAGCTGGTAAAAGTAGCCAGcgcccgccccctcccccacggGACAGCAAGGATGGCCGTGAGAAACGCTGtccatcaaaaacaaaaaaagaagtttGCTAGCCTTCAGACACAGGTCactctagagagagagacacacagacagagagagagaggtatagagaggtagagagagagagagagagaggcagagagagagaaggagaaaaagagacagagagagaggcagagagagagagagaggtagagagaaaggcagatagagagaggtagcgaaagagagagagagaggcagagaaagagagaggtagagagagagaggtagagagagagaaagaggcagagagagaggtagagcaagagacagagacagagagaggtagagagagaggtagagagcggtagagaggtagagcgagagacagatagaaagaggtagagagaggtggagaggtagagcgagagacacagaggtagagagaggtggagaaaaggtagagagaggtaaGTGACAGAGAGCATGCTGCGTTTGAGAGCAGCCACCAGATAGCAGCAGCCGCTGTATTTTATTTCCCTGACGCCTGTGCTAGATTGATTTCAGTGTGAAGGAAGCTACTGCTTTCACCCGCCAGAAGCATGACATCCCCCTCATACTTTATGGGATGTAACCAGCAGATGGGCAGAAGCAGCTTTGTTTCTCATTTCAATTGTGAGATTTTGACTGACATTGTTGAGTTCAACCTGAATTCGAGCCACATGCACTAAGAGTAGCTCCTGCCGGACTGAGACCTGTGCTTATCAGGCTATGTGAGGGACAGACCAGCACCACACAGTGCACTAAGAGTAGCTCCTGCTGGACTGAGACCTGTGCTTATCAGGCTATGTGAGGACAGACCAGCACCACACAGTGTGTCTACCAAACACTAAAGGGCCTGCTTCACACAACAGGACATGATGTGACGATGACTGGCTCTAACAGTATTTGTTTAACCGGCTACAGGACTACTCTATTACTATAGTTCATGTTGTTGATGAGCCAAAGAAGAGATTGTATGTGGCATGACagtgagagaataagagaagTTGAACTGGCACATTCACCCTGACACTAAGAGAAGTTGAACTGGCACATTCACCCTGACACTAAGAGAAGTTGAACTGGCACATTCACCCTGACACTAGGGGACGCcttccaccacctccacacgcacTCTCAGAGATGTGAAAGTGGGAGGCCTTTTTTCACCGTCTGTCCATTCTcagcagaaacagacacattgagtttttatgttttatgttatgtgtagtacttattgtgtttgtatgttttatgtttactttatgtactttatacaccagagcaaattccaggtaggtgtaaacctacttggcaataaatacaattctgattctgattctgacaggAGTGAgaagtgtctttttttaaacaggtgaggtgtgtgtgtctgtgtgtgtgtctgtgtgtgtgtgtgtgaatgtgtaacagagagagtgtgtgtgagggtgtgtaacagagaaggtgtgtgtggtgttgctgTCAGCTTGCTGTGCCGTGTGCTGACGTGAGGTTGTGCTGatttacagtggtgtgtgtaaagGACTGGCACTGGGCTCTGAGGGACTTAAATCACATGCTTCTGCCACGCCGTGGGACCAggggcagcaggagcagcccagccgcccgtcacacacacacacacacacacacacacacacacgcacgcacgcacacgcacatgcacacacacacacaccacacacacacacacacaccacacacacactctctctctctttctcttccctctctttccccctctctgtctttctctcaaacacaccattctctctgtctcaacacacacaataaacacacacatgcagagacccTCCAGCGGGTACATCCATGGTATGCGTACAGATCATAAAAGCACGAAGACACAAGGGCACACTTAGagctgtcatgttttttttcccccttccgtctctcccctctctctctcttttccaagtTATAAATAGAAAAAGCTACATAAACATTTACAGTGCGCTCGTAAATCGCCTCCTGTATAAATGGTTGACAATAATTCCGTTATCCCCGCAATGTCATCTCAATGCCCTT harbors:
- the plek gene encoding pleckstrin — encoded protein: MTAHSMASTQLAAGMSKQPFSDRNDVEMVLLFPVPPAGGIKELKLEKEKKLYNHCFSGSSVLDWLVSQEKVRNRPEGLVLATGLLNEGFLQPAGELSKSGAEGGTESVLLDQPEAFYYFADSGFFCEGYSSDEDSIVKEEFRGAVIKQGCLLKQGQRRKNWKVRKFMLRNDPAYLHYYDPTKNEEDPLGSIHLRGCVVSAVEYVPDAKKYDVDGNLFEIITSDEVHYFLQAATAEEHKDWIKAIQTVSKTGK